The stretch of DNA ATCATTATGGccagtaaaaatataattcatacattCACTCTATAATGACATCAATCACACATCATCTACACGAACCAATTAAGGCGCTGTCTGTCATTAATATTCGCCACAGCTGTCTTTAAAATTCAACCTTATGGGACACGcgtcatacaaaaaaattacaaactaaaaaatTGCAGCAGAAACTGTGTATCTGCTGCAAAGGGCAATCGGATCAAAATGGGTGTTTTTTTGACACTATCATTCTTGGACTTCGTacagttttatacattttttttttagctgtcagCTTTCCAAGTGTCTTCTTTCCCTTCCAATCTGTGCAATAATGGTTGCCTTTATctcttgaatatttaattataaaaaatgtgtCCTTCTGAGTGATTCTTTCCCTAGACATTTTTCTGAAGGGCTCTTAAAGCATAAAGCTTTTCCGATGAAAGATTTTTCAGATAATTGCAGTAAACTCGTTAACTGAGCCATACTCTTCAGTATCTCCGTAGGCCTACTGGtcctatgctgccctaaaatgggagactgcagtatcttcaaaagtacaaaactgagaACAATTTTAtaaactgcagttttcccttgccttactactgatttcgcagatactgcaaatgggaccccctaaatactcgtggaaagcagtgaagaatcattctgaaactgcagtaacttgtgcattggtgtttcacgagcccaataagtggcatatctcaatttcgaaaattttgcagatactgcagttttccctggccttactactgatttcgcagatactgcaaatgggacccactaaatactcgtggaaagcattgaagaaccattctgaaactgcagtaacttgtgtataagtttctcacgagcccaacaggaggcatatttcaatttcgaaaattctgcagacgctgcagttttccattttaggccagTATGGTTCTGACTGAATCACAACCAACACtggaagaaaatcataaaaatagcaATGAATAACGAAGAAGAAATGGCCAAGGCTTTTAGAAGATACGCAGGAAAtaacaattatgtatataatatgaaaccTAAATTACATAGAACTTAGACCATCTGTGGTTactgacaacaaaaacaacacttTCGAGTTACAACAGGTGATATGTTACAGTCTCCTCTCAACACAAGGGCTCTCCTTGCATTGCAAGTGTCATCACAGCGTTTGTCTTTCTTCTTGTACAGAACACGTTTTcgttcctcctcctgctcctcatCCTGCTGGGACCCAGGTGGTCCAGACTAGGGACGCCCCCAGACTATCTCAGTGCGTTCATTGTATTGCCGAGCGTCCATGACCTTGAAGCCGTAACAAGCGAGGCGATGATAGTGGTCCCAGAAGAGTTCTGTGTAGCCTTTAAcatctatggaaaaaaaaaagccaaacttGAGTCCTGTTATAATAAACTTTGTGAAGAATGTCTTCCAAGTTCCTGGCTCGAGGCACTCTCGAGCTTAATTCTAGAATCCTTTGGACAAATCTTTCGCACTATCTCTGACACAGCGTGGCATTTGTCATTATCTAAGGGGAACCGCCCaccaatattcatttatattctttggcTCCATCCTACTGAACGCCTACAGCTATTGACGTAGGTTCCAGCGTTCTGCCTTCTTTGGATTCTACCAGTGTTCACAAACCTTGTGAACTGAATGacagaaagagatggagaaactGACTTGTCAAATGTTCCCAGAAAATATTAGACAACAATAAGAGGCTTACATCCAGGTCTGTATCAAACAATCTTTTCATGACTAAAATGCCAGTCAACGTGAGCGGTCCCATTGGCAACATAACTTTCATTCAGAGGAAAATCCGCAGCGAATCAAGAGCCTGGAAAGTTTCGTACCATAATGCGTCTCCATGCCAATCTGCTTGATGTTGGCCAGAAGATGTGGAGTCTTGGTGAAAACGTTGTCAAAGAACTTCAGCTCGGAACGTTCAACATCCATTTTGAGGTAGTCGATGACCGAGTCTTGTAGGCCGAGCCTCCTCAAGATGTTTTTGTAGGTGTCCAGCTGGGTGGGGAAACAGAGGAGAGAGTTAACGTCCCTCCACAGGGAATGACGGAGGATATTGCAGGAGACTCTTGGGCGTATCAACAGTTCTGACaatggccttcttcagaaatcgATTATTGTTCATTTTCCTACAGGAACTGAATGTAGAgattaggtcaaaggccaagcgctgggacctatgaggtcattcaacgctgaaacggatattggcagtaaaaaggttcgaaaggtgtaacaggaaggaaaacctcgcagttgcactgtgagagaattgttagaagagggtggaggaaagtaagatggaagaaacagaatatgaatggaggtacagtaaaagaaattaaaggggttgcagcttggggccaaagggacactgaaCAAAACCTCATATCATGTGAGATCGTCTTacaggaaatgaatattttcatcacagaaCTCGAATGTCAATAGAGATTTTACCCTGCAAGATCTCCTTCTTATGGGTGCAGTTTCCGTCTGGTTACTGATGCCGAGGTTGAAGAACTTGACATTCGGTGCGTGTTGGTGATCCTTCTTCCCAATACTTGGGTCAAAACTGTACACCTGCTCGAACACAAATCAATAAGGACCTTAGACATACTCCTGAAAGAATCCTGAAAGTGTTTTGAAGTTTTCTGTCTTCTGCGTAACATGTCACCGTGACGAGGCGACCAATTCGAAACAGGATGAAAACGGCAGAGTTTAGCCGTTAGCCTAACTCCTAGCTGACACCTGTAAAACagcaactctgtacccttcctcgCCCTGCCTTCTCAGCACTGCATAACtctcaatatgcttataaacaacaaccatcacactttaaactgagaCCTTCACGCAAAAGGtaattatctaccttattttccaaTATCTGTAAcaaagtatactgtataaatacacttgAAAAAATAGGGGAAcccattctttttcctctctctcacgaACAACACACAGCTCAGTAGGCAGGTAGGCTACCTTTGTTTAACCGCCTGCCATGGTTCTATCAccattaatgcatttttatacagcaactttctatAAGTTGTTGCCATATCTTATTATTgttggaattaatgatttttcatttcagctCAAAGTATCACGGAAGCTTTTCTTAGTTGATCCTATTacgattatcacacatatcacaACGGTACACAACAGAACATTTACTACTTTTGATATTATATTTCATCTCGATTATAATGCGCACATTCACATAAAATATCTATtagaaacatttatgaaatactgcAAAGTTCGTCACGAATTTTGTCACAGATGTTGGCAACACGTTGAGCTATTTATAACTCATATCCTCTTCCTTAGCCAAagggaaggagtgtgtgtgtgtgtgtgtgtgactatatGCGCACATGCTACGAATAATCAAAtgtgtttctctgtctcttttgggCTGTAAGTTTAATTGCTTTTCCATCTTTTAtccagtaaaattataaaaaaacccacaaaaataaaaataagaaaatacagtaaaacaaaaacaagaatattgtacaactaaaataaaaaagggagaggagtgtgtgtgttagtttgtgCATGCTTGTGTTATAGGCTTTatgagttgttctctctctctctctctctctctctctctctctctctctctctctctctttataccatGCTAGATTATTTCATTACAAGGatcagtacagtactctaatATCCttcaataaaatgttgaaaaagcataaacataaaaaaacaaaaaacaaaactgtaacaAAGTCAAACACCTGCCTACCCCTCTCCACCCATCCCACAATGCAAACCCAGCCCCCTCCCAGCTGGGGAAACTCCTTCCCCAGTCACCCGCCTTCAGAAACAACCCTGTCTCTGGGCGAATCTTCCTGCAGCCTTACTGCCACTCCTCTCCCAAGGCACCCAGCCTTCTGACACTCCTGATACTTTTCCTGGCCtcccacaccctccaaaacctttctcagtctgtttatggttgtaagcagtgttaccaacattttcttagACCCATACAGTGTTGCCAAACATCAGAGGGcagtttcttttaaatctttcaaaatttaaatatatgtacacatatatatttggtCCAGTTGTTTCCAGATAATGTCAATGTCTAATAATGCGCATCTGGATAATGGAAAGATTACTGTACTTTCTAATATCTATCAATCTACATTTAAGTACTTACCTTGCACCCATAGGTTCCAAAAGCGTCGTCAAACGACCAGTCATCTTTGATGCCAAAGGAGAGAACAGTGCAGTTATTTTTGTTGAGAATGAAGTTTGGGTCCATACACACGCCTTTGCTACCATCACCAACTCCAAAATatacctgaaaaggaaaatggaaagaaattattactaataattcGTATCTAATATGGACAAGAGCGTAGGAGGCAGTCTTCAATCTGGTACTTGAACATTTTTTCTGATTTGAATacttgaaataaaatgtgttaagGTAGGAATGGAAGGCTAGTTCTAATTCATGGAAGATTTGCATTTTTTGAGAGATGGCTAACTCCTCCTGTCATTATTTTAAGGTTACCTGTACATTATATTTTAGTGATGAAGCTAAGAAAtgggtatttttataattttctatgtTGCAATATAAATGCAAGACTACCTGTACCTTAGACAATAATGGCTCATATTGACATATTGGTTCATATATATTCTGTTAGTTCAGCATGAaaatttctttgctcttttaaaaACACCTATGCAAACGCAGCACTGTTTATGTTTTCCTAATAAACATCCACACAATTCACATCAACTTAGACAAAAGGCAAATCTGACACCACAACAGCAATTTCTTCTGTTAGTCATCTTgaattaacattaaattttccTTATCCCATTTATGAGCAAAACCACAAACCACTGCACTGAAGCACAATGTCCTAGAGACTGAACATATAAGCTCATGAGTGGCGCCCAAGTCACCCCCCACCTAAGCTGGGTCCTGGGAAAACCTGGCAGTGGCTACTGATGACTCAGAAGGTAGACCTATAAGCTTCCCCTCAACCCCACCTCCAGTTAACGCATAAGGACGGTAAGGTCGTGTTTTGCCAGCAAAGTCTGTCGTGCCATGAGCGGGGTTTGAACTTGAGGAAGCCACACTGTGAGTTCCAGCCAAAACTGATTTCAGCTACTAAGATCTTCAGTTtcaacccagtatgtatccacctacggCGCATCACCTCTGAGGTGCaaatactaaacatggcggaagctcaattggatgccatgtttagtactagccccttggggattaaagatatcatttattaatatatagaaatgggtgtactgtatataatactttgatcccgaggggctagtactaaacatggcgtcccattgagcttccgccatgtttagtactagcacctcggaggtggcgcgtaggtggatacatactgggtcaATACCAGGACCTTCTAGGTCACGGAATCTGCACTTGTTTTTGGTCACTGCCTATTTTTTGGTAGGTTCAGTTTTGTGTGCATCTCTTGAAGAGCATATCTGAAAtgctaaaaacacacacacacacacacacaaaacacagcaGATTCCTGTAATTTTAGGTTAAGAATTTACTGACTTCAGCTGAACCGCTTGCAGTGAaaaatttacattcatattaTTAATCTTGAAGGGCTGGAAGTAAGGTTTAAACtactgaaaatacaaaatgaagaacGAGGATGTGAGCATACAAGATTTGGGTGAATGGCTTAGCAATATTCTCTGTGCAAGGGAGGCTTCCTCAGCCGTCACAGATTGGACGATGCAGTGTTCACTGCCGCGTTTTTCTCTGAGCCATCCCTTTCAGCAAGCCAGTTAATTCGTAAGGACTGGTTTCCTCAGTTTTCACTCAGCATGAGAACGATTACCGTTTCGTGACTTACCAGTTTCTCGCATTCGTattgttttttcctctcataCCGCAGAAATTCTTCCAAGCTCACGAAGGGAGGTGTTATGCAGCTTTTGGGATCTGGTAGCAAttctggaggaagaagaagaacaaaagaatAGAATAAGTAAgtaaccttagtttaaccagaccactgagctgattaacagctctcctagggctgacccgaaggattagacttattttacgtggctaagaacgaataGGATAAATTGATAACAACCTTTCTGCGAGTCTCTGATCAGCTACatagtcttcctctctctctgttaagtcATTCGCTTCTGAATTCACCATGTCTAACTTTCTCCCCTTCCCAGTCTCCCCTGCTATAatccccccgcccctccccagGAGGCGAATGTTTCAGCCATGTGGTACAGACTCACTCATTCATTTCAATTCTCATCCTTTCAAAAGGTTTCCTCTTCCATTCAGGCCTGGGTCTGATCAAGACAGATGGTTTCCACAAGGGATGAGATGACAAGCCTGTCACCCTTTCCTTCCATACCCATTCCCCCCTATTTCCCCTTGCTGATCTTCCCTAGGCTCTAATGTTAAAAGTTTAATATCAGTAATTAGAAAACAGAACTGTACAGGCCTCAAGAAGGCTTCGTGCTGAATGACACTCAAGGCTCTATCTTTTACCTGAACCCTGATTTTACAggacataggctatatataaaaaattcactcTTATCGTAGCGAGTGCACTTTCCCCCTCACAAAATGACGATATGAAGACTTACTTTTATTACAGAGACGAGAGTGGCGTGGGGACTGGACAAGAATGATAAAAGCTTCTACTTACCCTTTTCTCCCTGCTGTTCTTCCGCTGTATCGGTGAGCACCATTGTTTGAAGAGGTCTCCTGTTAGAAGTTTACAGGTGAGAGTTTATATGGCTTCCAATTCTGAAGCAAAATGACTTGTTCGTAAGGCACTACAAAAAGCTATGTCATCGTCATAATCattcatttcatcatcaaataGATATCCACCaagtataaaaaagaaagccCATTTGTTTTAGATTGAAATCAAATTCTGATGAATTTCCATGTCAGTAATGTAACTGTACTGGTTATTAAGGTACTGCCTTAATTCAGGCAAGCATTAAGAATGAAATTAGGTATAGCTTTAATTCAGGCAAGCACTAAGAGTGAAATTAGGTACTGCTTTAATTCAGGCAAGCACTAAGAGTGTGATTAGGTACTCCTTTAATTCAGACAAGCACTAAGAGTGAAATTTGGTATTGCTTTAATTCAGACAAGCACTAAGAATGAAATTAGGTACTGCTTTAATTCAGACAGGCACTAAGAATGAAATTAGGTACTGCTTTAATTCAGACAGGCACTAAGAATGAAATTAGGAACTGTTTAAATTCAGACACGCACTAAGAATGAAATTAGGTACTGCTTTAATTCAGAAAAGCACTAAGAATGAAATTAGGTACTGTTTTAATTCAGACAAGCACTAAGAATGAAATTAGGTACTGCTTTAATTCAGACAGGCACTAAGAATGAAATTAGGTACTGTTTTAATTCAGACAAGCACTAAGAATGAAATTAGGTACTGTTTTAATTCAGACAGGCACTAAGAATGAAATTAGGTACTGCTTTAATTCAGACAAGCACTAAGAATGAAATTAGGTACTGTTTTAATTCAGACAGGCACTAAGAATGAAATTAGGTACTGCTTTAATTCAGACAAGCACTAAGAATGAAATTAGGTACTGCTTTAATTCAGACAGGCACTAAGAATGAAATTAGGTACTGCTTTAATTCAGACAAGCACTAAGAATGAAATTAGGTACTGCTTTAATTCAGACAGGCACTAAGAATGAAATTAGGTACTGCTTTAATTCAGACAAGCACTAAGAATGAAATTAGGTACTGCTTTAATTCAGACAGGCACAAAGAATGAAATTAGGTACTGCTTTAATTCAGACAGGCACTAAGAATGAAATTAGGTACTGCTTTAATTCAGACAGGCACAAAGAATGAAATTAGGTACTGCTTTAATTCAGACAGGCACTAAGAATGAAATTAGGTACTGCTTTAATACAGACAAGCACTAAGAATGAAATTAGGTACTGCTTTAATTCAGACAGGCACAAAGAATGAAATTAGGTACTGCTTTAATTCAGACAGGCACAAAGAATGAAATTAGGTACTGCTTTAATTCAGACAGGCACAAAGAATGAAATTAGGTACTGCTTTAATTCAGACAGGCACAAAGAATGAAATTAGGTACTGTTTTAATTCAGACAAGCACTAAGAATGAAATTAGGTACTGTTTTAATTCAGACAGGCACTAAGAATGAAATTAGGTACTGCTTTAATTCAGACAGGCACTAAGAATGAAATTAGGTACTGCTTTAATTCAGACAGGCACAAAGAATGAAATTAGGTACTGCTTTAATTCAGAGGAGCACTAAGAGTGAAATTAGGTAATGCTTTAATTCAGAGGAGCACTAAGAGTGAAATTAGGTACTGCTTTAATTCACACAAGCACTAAGAGTGAAATTATGTACTGCTTTAATTCAGACAAGCACTAAGAATTAAATTAGGTATTGCTTTAATTCAGACAGGCACTAAGAATTAAATTAGGCACAGTTTTAATTCAGGCAAGCACTAAGAGTGAAAATAGGCACTGTTTTAATTCAGGCAAGCACTAAGAGTGAAATTAGCCGTTTTAATTCAGGCAAGCACTAAGAGTGAAAATAGGCACTGTTTTAATTCAGGCAAGCACTAAGAGTGAAATTAGCCGTTTTAATTCAGGCAAGCACTAAGAGTGAAATTAGGCACTGCTTTAATTCAGACAAGCACTAAGAATTAAATTAGGTACTACTTTAATTCAGGCAAACACTAAGAATGAAATTAGGTACTGCTTCAATTCAGACAAGCAGTGCGAATGAAATGATCCTAACAAACTTCATTCCTTCAAACAGGCAATCATATGTAAAGCTGTTTCACTAGAAACAAGCTTTTGGAAAAGTACATAGGCAGTTCTGATTCTTCTACAGAATATGACCTTAAATAACCTTCCATCACTTCGAAAACAGCAGCGAATTTCGAAACAacaggaaaagatgaaataacgATCTGGGATCTTTTGCTAGACAGTTACCCCCGAAGgattttgggggtcgttatctaggaccaatatttctttggggttattatctttatgatatttacactcttttgtttatgtttttactgtcatccccaacgggcttgtactaaatacgccgcaaaggtggatgcgagaaccgtgggggtcactatctaggaaaaatccaCGATCTGTCACCCAGTGCATGAAAAACCGCTAAGCAGACATTTTAAAACTGATCTCTGATCCATCTCAAGTTTATCTTGCCCTCTGGAAACAGCAGATCTTTTGACATTCTGAGCTGAAGACTTTTTGACTTTCCATCTGCAGTCTTGGTTTTCTCATTGTGAAGGGCAGAGGCactgtttctctcttctctctctctctctctctctctctctctctctctctctctctgctgtgcgCACAAACTTACAAACGGCTCGCGACGACCAAGATCACCACAAGACATAATGCAGATTTGAGGATCACCGGGCGGAACATTTTCTGACGATCTCCAAAAACGGCGCCGATGAATGCTGGCTGACACCACAGAGGCTGACGAAGACTTGGTGCGGCTACacgaaaagggaaaaaaggcTCTTGCTTCCTACAGGGCAAGAAGGGGTTACTGTAAGCAGGACCCACTGTCAGCATAAAGTGATCAGGCGCCTccagcgagcgagcgagcgaacGGTTGACATGCGAATTCGGAATGGAACTGGCTTGGCTCACGCGCTAAAAATTTTGCCCCAACACCCAGCCAACTCACGGCAGACGTATGTACGGGGCCTCCTTCCACTAATCAGTGACAAGGATTCGCTTTACACTTGTTGTgctgaaaagataaaattatctttatcaCTCAGGGTgagtaattattatcataaatctaCATCTCGCCACCTGCCATATATACGCGAAGGGCCCATCACCTCAGGTGTCACAAAATCATACGTATTCAAGTCCAGCCCCTGTCTGTTAAGAATAATGACTGAGagagggtgctctctctctctctctctctctctctctctctctctctctctctctctctctctctctggggttgaAGTAAGCCAGTTGTAGAACTTAGAAACAAGACGCTGCATAGATTGGTGTCGGAACTAAGTTCGTGCAGTTTGGTTTTCGTGTCATGCCAcctatatcagagagagagagagagagagagagagagagagagagagaggagaatttcgACAGCtggaaatatgaaacaataatCTAGAATATAGAAATAAGGCCAAAACATAAGAGCCGGAAAACAATGACCTAGGCCGAGTTCTTTAGACTAAGCCTCTGGGTCCGAGTATTTTGGAAACATACAAGAATGGCTGCCTGTAGGAGGAGGCAAAGCCACCTATTTAATAGACAGGAGGAGCAGAAAACACGAATGACTGGGAGGAAGCAACGCAAAAGAAGATAAGAGGGAAACAACATGGCAGGAAGGATGCAGCTGAGAAGTCATTCAGTGCTCGGCTGCGCAGGCTCAGAAAGGAGTGTCCTCGAGTTTT from Macrobrachium rosenbergii isolate ZJJX-2024 chromosome 51, ASM4041242v1, whole genome shotgun sequence encodes:
- the LOC136833275 gene encoding uncharacterized protein; its protein translation is MLTVGPAYSNPFLPCRKQEPFFPFRVAAPSLRQPLWCQPAFIGAVFGDRQKMFRPVILKSALCLVVILVVASRLRPLQTMVLTDTAEEQQGEKELLPDPKSCITPPFVSLEEFLRYERKKQYECEKLVYFGVGDGSKGVCMDPNFILNKNNCTVLSFGIKDDWSFDDAFGTYGCKVYSFDPSIGKKDHQHAPNVKFFNLGISNQTETAPIRRRSCRLDTYKNILRRLGLQDSVIDYLKMDVERSELKFFDNVFTKTPHLLANIKQIGMETHYDVKGYTELFWDHYHRLACYGFKVMDARQYNERTEIVWGRP